GTCAGGGTGAATTCGCTGATCAGGCGCTGCAGCGCTTCGGCTTCTTCCAGCGGATTCAGGTCTTCGCGCTGGATGTTCTCGATCAGCGCCATCGCGATGACGGTGCGGTCTTCCAGCTCGCGCACCACCACCGGCACTTCGTCCAGCCCGGCCAGCTGCGATGCGCGCCAGCGGCGCTCACCGGCAACGATTTCGTAGTTGCCCGCCGGCAGCTGGCGCACCAGGATCGGCTGGATCACGCCCTGCGACTTGATCGAATCGGCCAGCTCGGAGAGCTTGCCTTCGTCCATCTCACGGCGCGGCTGGTACTTGCCCGGCTGCAGCTGGCCCACGGCCAGCTTGCGCAGCACTTCACCCGGCAGGGGTTCGATGACCGCAGTGGTGGCCTGCACCTGGCTGGCCGCGCCCTTGGGGCCCAGCAGGGCGTCCAGTCCGCGGCCGAGGCCTCGCTTCTTGGCGGCAGGCTTGCTGGTCATCAGGCGGTCTCCACGGCCTTGGCGGCCTTGTTGCGGTCGTTGTTGCGACGGATGATCTCGCCGGCCAGGCCCAGGTAGGCCACGCCACCGCGCGAGGCGCGGTCGTAGCCGACGATGCTCTGGCCATGGCTGGGCGCTTCGGCCAGGCGCACGTTGCGCGGCACGATGGTGCGGAACACGCGGTCACCGAAGTGCTCGGTCAGTTCGGCCGACACCGCGTTGGCCAGGTTGTTGCGCACGTCGAACATGGTGCGCAGCACGCCCTCGATCTCCAGCACCGGGTTGAGGTTGGTGCGCAGCGCTTCGATGGTTTCCACCAGCGCGCTCAGGCCTTCCAGCGCGTAGTACTCGCACTGCATGGGCACCAGCACCGAATCGGCGGCGGCCAGCGCGTTGAGCGTCAGCAGCGACAGCGCCGGCGGGCAGTCGATCAGGATGAAGTCGTACTCGTCGCGGATCGGCGCCAGCGCGCGCTTCAGGCGCTGCTCGCGCTCTTCCTGCGCCATCAGCTGGATCTCGGCCGCGGTCAGGTCGATGTTGCCCGGCAGCAGGTCGTAGCCCTCGGCGGTGGCCACGCGCACGTCCGCTGCCTTGGCTTCGCCCAGCAGCAGATCGTAGGTGGAGGAGACCAGCTCGCGCTTGTCCACGCCACTGCCCATGGTCGCGTTGCCCTGCGAATCCAGGTCGACCAACAGCACGCGCTTGGGTGCGTTGGCCAGGGAAGCGGCCAGGTTGACGGCGGTCGTGGTCTTGCCGACGCCACCCTTCTGGTTGGCGATGGCGATGATGCGGGCCATGCGGGTGTGCCTCGTCGACGTGTGCTGGGACCGGTCATTATGCGTACAACCGGCCCCGTGCGGAAATCATGGATCGCCAACCCGTTGTTCCGCAAAGGGCTGGCGGCGGGGTTCAGGGGCCTGTAACAGTGACCAGATGGCGTTCGCCGGCCAGGCCGGGCACGCTCAGCGGGGTCACCTCGCGCACCTGCCAGCCTGACGGCAGGGCCGCGATCTCGTCATGCGGGTAGACGCCCTTCATGGCCAGCAGCACGCCACCGGGGCGCAGCAGGTGGCCACCGACGCGGACAATGCCGGCCAGGGTATCCATCGCGCGCGCGGTCAGCTGGTCGTAGCGGCCGGCCTCGTCCAGCGCCTCGGCGCGCGATTCGGCCACGCGTGCATTGGCCAGGCCCAGCTGGCGCACGGCTTCGCGCATGAAGCGCGCCTTCTTGCCGTTGCTCTCCACCAGGGTGACCTGCAGGCCCGGGCAGGCGATGGCCAGCGGGATGCCCGGCAGCCCGGGGCCGGTACCGAGATCGGCCAGGCTGCCATCGGCCACGAACGGCTGCATCGCCAGCGAATCGAGCAGGTGGCGGGTGACCATTTCCTGCGGATCACGGATGGCGGTGAGGTTGTAGGTGCCGTTCCAGCGGTGCAGCAGCGCCAGGTAGCGCAGCAGCGGCGGCGCCAATGCGGCCGCCAGGCCCATGCTGGCCAGGCCCTGTTCCAGCGTGGAGACCGCGCCGGCGGGAAGATCGTGTTCGCTCATGCCGTCATTATCGCCGGTTTTGCCCGCCGGTTCGCCGCTTCAGTGTGGATACCACGCCAATGCCGCGCGGAACTGGCCGCTGGCCTGCCATTCGTGCAGGTGCCAGCGCTCGGCCTGG
Above is a genomic segment from Stenotrophomonas sp. ESTM1D_MKCIP4_1 containing:
- the rsmG gene encoding 16S rRNA (guanine(527)-N(7))-methyltransferase RsmG, whose protein sequence is MSEHDLPAGAVSTLEQGLASMGLAAALAPPLLRYLALLHRWNGTYNLTAIRDPQEMVTRHLLDSLAMQPFVADGSLADLGTGPGLPGIPLAIACPGLQVTLVESNGKKARFMREAVRQLGLANARVAESRAEALDEAGRYDQLTARAMDTLAGIVRVGGHLLRPGGVLLAMKGVYPHDEIAALPSGWQVREVTPLSVPGLAGERHLVTVTGP
- a CDS encoding ParA family protein — translated: MARIIAIANQKGGVGKTTTAVNLAASLANAPKRVLLVDLDSQGNATMGSGVDKRELVSSTYDLLLGEAKAADVRVATAEGYDLLPGNIDLTAAEIQLMAQEEREQRLKRALAPIRDEYDFILIDCPPALSLLTLNALAAADSVLVPMQCEYYALEGLSALVETIEALRTNLNPVLEIEGVLRTMFDVRNNLANAVSAELTEHFGDRVFRTIVPRNVRLAEAPSHGQSIVGYDRASRGGVAYLGLAGEIIRRNNDRNKAAKAVETA
- a CDS encoding ParB/RepB/Spo0J family partition protein; this encodes MTSKPAAKKRGLGRGLDALLGPKGAASQVQATTAVIEPLPGEVLRKLAVGQLQPGKYQPRREMDEGKLSELADSIKSQGVIQPILVRQLPAGNYEIVAGERRWRASQLAGLDEVPVVVRELEDRTVIAMALIENIQREDLNPLEEAEALQRLISEFTLTHAEAAEAVGRSRAAVSNLLRLLELPVAIRLLLETRRLEMGHARALLTLAPELAGKLAQEAADEGWSVREVERRAQAFAAGKVPSNRPVASPKVQQADIASLETELSESLGTKVAINHGRGGKGKLIIHYTDLDTLDGVLEKLRTRQG